From Methylophaga thalassica:
TTACGAAAATAACATTCTCTAGCTTACGACACGCCTCTGATTGATAGATTTCATGTAAGCTTTTTGATCAGCATAAAGAAGCGAAAACACATTATGATTTACAACAGCATTCTCGATACCATCGGCAATACACCAGTAGTCAAACTCAACAACATAGCTCCAGCCCACGTTGATATGTATGTGAAAGTTGAGTCGTTTAACCCGATGGGTTCCGTCAAAGATCGCTTGGCATATGCTGTTATTAATGATGCAGAAAAACGTGGGGTTCTGAAACCGGGTCAAACAGTCGTTGAAGCCACTTCAGGCAATACCGGTATTGCTCTCGCGATGGTGTGTGCGGCGAAAGGCTATCCCTTTGTTGCGACCATGGTTGAAACCTTCTCCGTGGAACGTCGTAAGATTATGCGGGCCCTTGGAGCTAAGGTCATTTTGACCCCAGCAGCTGAAAGTGGCAAAGGCATGGTCAAAAAAGCAGAAGAACTTGCTGAAAAGTATGGTTGGTTTCTAGCCAGACAATTTGAGAACCCAGCGAACCCGGCCTATCACCGAAATACTACAGGACCAGAAATTCTGTCTGATTTTGCAGGTAAACCTCTTGACTACTGGGTATCGGGTTGGGGAACCGGCGGTACCTTAACAGGTGCAGGTGAAATCATTAAAGCTGCACGCCCAGAAACAAAAATTATCGCAACTGAACCTGCCGCTGCTTCCATGCTGGCAGGTAATGCATGGGCGCCACATAAAATCCAAGGTTGGACACCAGATTTTATTCCTGATGTATTAAATCGTGACATCTATGATGAACTCTATCCTGTGACAGATGAAGAAGCTAAAAATTGGGCACAACGCCTTGCTCGAGAAGAAGGTATTTTCGTTGGCTTATCATGCGGTGGCACCCTAGCGGCGGCCATGAAGGTAGCTGAAAAAGCTACGCCTGGAAGTACTATTTTGGCCATGTTACCTGATACGGGAGAACGTTATCTTTCCACATACCTTTTTGAGGGGATGAACGAAGGCTCAGATGATGAGTGGCTGGCTAGCTTGGGTTAAGCTAGCCAAAACATCTGCGTCAATCCAAGACATCTGCAAGTGCCATTGACCAGCAACAAAGATGGTCAGCACCAGAAATAATATAGCTCTTCACATTATCCAGTTTTTGCATGTGAGCTAAATAAGAGCTTAGTACAGAGCCAGGCACCACATTGTCACGCTCACCAATGAGGTGAATTTGTTTCACACCCTCAAGAGAGCCGCTGAAATCTACCGGGTTTAATGAGCCGATTAAAGGGTCAATCTCATTAAACTCAGTCCAGCGCTTGTGATCAAGATTGCCAGCGACGGTAACAAGCAAGTCGATATCATCACGTTGTGCAGCAATAATCGTTGCAATAGCTCCGCCTCCTGAAAATCCGATAAGCCGTACTCGACTTGCTTGATAGCGAATTTTCATTGCTGTAATGGCTCTACTGATAGAGTCAATCACAGCCAGTGAATAGCGGTGTGATGTCAATAAAGCTTTGTCACAATTGGTGAATTGTTGACGCGAAAAATACTGGCAAGGTCTGGCGATATAAACGCTATTACCACCAATGAATTCAGCTAATTCTAATGCTGTACCAGGCGCGCCATCACCTTCGAGAAAGATATTGAGTGTGTCCGCAGCTCTGAGTTCCGGTGGGGCTAAGCCCAATAGTGTATATGCACCGCCAGATAAAATAATACGGTTCCATGATGCCGAGGTATCACTAACCGCCATTTTAGAGCTGAGTAGAAGCAAAACTATCATTAACAGTTTCATAGAGGCCTCCCTATGACAGATGTCGGATAATGTCT
This genomic window contains:
- a CDS encoding alpha/beta hydrolase; translated protein: MKLLMIVLLLLSSKMAVSDTSASWNRIILSGGAYTLLGLAPPELRAADTLNIFLEGDGAPGTALELAEFIGGNSVYIARPCQYFSRQQFTNCDKALLTSHRYSLAVIDSISRAITAMKIRYQASRVRLIGFSGGGAIATIIAAQRDDIDLLVTVAGNLDHKRWTEFNEIDPLIGSLNPVDFSGSLEGVKQIHLIGERDNVVPGSVLSSYLAHMQKLDNVKSYIISGADHLCCWSMALADVLD
- the cysK gene encoding cysteine synthase A; translation: MIYNSILDTIGNTPVVKLNNIAPAHVDMYVKVESFNPMGSVKDRLAYAVINDAEKRGVLKPGQTVVEATSGNTGIALAMVCAAKGYPFVATMVETFSVERRKIMRALGAKVILTPAAESGKGMVKKAEELAEKYGWFLARQFENPANPAYHRNTTGPEILSDFAGKPLDYWVSGWGTGGTLTGAGEIIKAARPETKIIATEPAAASMLAGNAWAPHKIQGWTPDFIPDVLNRDIYDELYPVTDEEAKNWAQRLAREEGIFVGLSCGGTLAAAMKVAEKATPGSTILAMLPDTGERYLSTYLFEGMNEGSDDEWLASLG